From the Burkholderia ubonensis genome, one window contains:
- a CDS encoding PTS sugar transporter subunit IIA gives MAGILIIAHAPLATALRDCIAHIYGGVPARIGCIDVQADSDPVQVMAFAHAELARLKEENGAIVLTDMYGATPANIAGQLAKVTDVRVLAGANLPMLVRAVCYRTLPLDKLVDKALSGGAKGVHEVAAGTPPPPSEVGCGQCAPIPPEPQPRTESH, from the coding sequence ATGGCAGGGATTCTGATCATCGCGCATGCCCCGCTCGCGACCGCGCTGCGGGACTGCATCGCGCACATCTACGGCGGCGTGCCCGCGCGCATCGGCTGCATCGACGTGCAGGCGGACAGCGATCCCGTCCAGGTGATGGCGTTCGCGCACGCGGAGCTCGCGCGGCTCAAGGAAGAAAACGGCGCAATCGTGCTGACCGACATGTACGGCGCGACGCCTGCGAACATCGCCGGCCAGCTCGCGAAGGTCACGGACGTGCGGGTGCTGGCGGGCGCCAACCTGCCGATGCTGGTGCGTGCGGTCTGCTACCGCACGCTGCCGCTCGACAAGCTCGTCGACAAGGCGCTGTCCGGCGGCGCGAAAGGCGTCCACGAAGTCGCGGCGGGCACGCCGCCGCCGCCGTCCGAAGTCGGCTGCGGGCAGTGCGCGCCGATTCCGCCGGAGCCGCAGCCGCGCACGGAATCGCACTGA
- the ptsP gene encoding phosphoenolpyruvate--protein phosphotransferase encodes MSFTLHGIPVSRGIAIGRAYLIAPAALDVAHYLIEANQIDAEVERFRSALAAVHRELDALRADLTDDTPTEVAAFIDVHAMILSDAMLVQETIDLIRTRRYNVEWALTEQLDLLTRHFDDIEDEYLRERKADIEQVVERVLKALAGAPSASQALDGAAKSGTDEMIVVAHDIAPADMMQFKSQSFQAFVTDLGGRTSHTAIVARSLGIPAAVGVQHASTLIRQDDLIIVDGDQGIVIVDPAPIVLEEYSYRQSEMALEQRKLQRLKFSPTQTLCGTKIDLCANIELPDDAKAAVEAGAVGVGLFRSEFLFMHQKAMPEEEEQFAAYKRAVEWMKGMPVTIRTIDVGADKPLEALDEGYETAPNPALGLRAIRWSLSEPQMFLTQLRAILRASAFGQVKILIPMLAHAQEIDQTLDLIREAKRQLDDAGLAYDPNVRVGAMIEIPAAAIALPLFLKRFDFLSIGTNDLIQYTLAIDRADNAVAHLYDPLHPAVLHLIAYTLREAKRAGVPVSVCGEMAGDPALTRLLLGMGLTEFSMHPSQLLVVKQEILRAHLKALEKPTADVLAAFEPEEVQSALQRLSTAEPHADAA; translated from the coding sequence GTGTCGTTCACGCTGCATGGCATTCCCGTCTCACGTGGTATCGCGATCGGTCGTGCGTATCTGATCGCGCCGGCGGCGCTCGACGTCGCCCATTACCTGATCGAGGCGAATCAGATCGACGCCGAGGTCGAGCGCTTCCGTTCGGCGCTCGCAGCCGTGCATCGCGAGCTCGACGCGCTTCGCGCGGACCTGACCGACGATACCCCGACCGAAGTTGCCGCGTTCATCGACGTGCACGCGATGATCCTGAGCGACGCGATGCTCGTGCAGGAAACCATCGACCTGATCCGCACGCGCCGCTACAACGTCGAATGGGCGCTGACCGAGCAGCTCGACCTGCTCACGCGTCATTTCGACGACATCGAGGATGAATACCTGCGCGAACGCAAGGCCGACATCGAGCAGGTGGTCGAGCGCGTGCTGAAGGCGCTCGCGGGCGCGCCGTCCGCGTCGCAGGCGCTCGACGGCGCCGCGAAGTCCGGCACCGACGAGATGATCGTCGTCGCGCACGACATCGCGCCGGCCGACATGATGCAGTTCAAGAGCCAGTCGTTCCAGGCGTTCGTCACCGATCTCGGCGGGCGCACGTCGCATACGGCGATCGTCGCGCGCAGCCTCGGCATTCCGGCCGCGGTCGGCGTGCAGCACGCGAGCACGCTGATCCGCCAGGACGACCTGATCATCGTCGACGGCGACCAGGGCATCGTGATCGTCGACCCGGCGCCGATCGTCCTCGAGGAATATTCGTACCGCCAGTCCGAGATGGCGCTCGAGCAACGCAAGCTGCAGCGTCTCAAGTTCTCGCCGACGCAAACGTTATGCGGCACCAAGATCGACCTGTGCGCGAACATCGAGCTGCCCGACGACGCGAAAGCGGCGGTCGAGGCGGGCGCGGTCGGCGTCGGGCTGTTCCGCTCCGAATTCCTGTTCATGCACCAGAAGGCGATGCCGGAGGAAGAGGAGCAGTTCGCCGCGTACAAGCGCGCGGTCGAATGGATGAAGGGCATGCCGGTGACGATCCGCACGATCGACGTCGGCGCCGACAAGCCGCTCGAAGCGCTCGATGAAGGCTACGAGACCGCGCCGAACCCGGCGCTCGGCCTGCGCGCGATCCGCTGGAGCCTGTCCGAGCCGCAGATGTTCCTCACGCAGCTGCGCGCGATCCTGCGCGCGTCCGCGTTCGGGCAGGTGAAGATCCTGATCCCGATGCTCGCGCACGCGCAGGAGATCGACCAGACGCTCGACCTGATCCGCGAGGCGAAGCGCCAGCTCGACGACGCGGGCCTCGCCTACGATCCGAACGTGCGGGTCGGCGCGATGATCGAGATTCCGGCCGCGGCGATCGCGTTGCCGCTGTTCCTGAAGCGTTTCGATTTCCTGTCGATCGGGACCAACGACCTGATCCAGTACACGCTCGCGATCGATCGCGCGGACAACGCGGTCGCGCATCTGTACGACCCGCTGCATCCGGCGGTGCTGCACCTGATCGCGTACACGCTGCGCGAAGCGAAGCGCGCCGGGGTGCCGGTGTCGGTGTGCGGGGAGATGGCGGGCGATCCGGCACTGACGCGCCTCTTGCTCGGCATGGGGCTCACCGAGTTCTCGATGCATCCGAGCCAGTTGCTCGTCGTCAAGCAGGAGATCCTGCGCGCGCACCTGAAGGCGCTCGAAAAGCCGACGGCCGACGTGCTCGCGGCGTTCGAGCCTGAGGAGGTGCAGTCGGCGCTGCAGCGCCTGTCGACCGCCGAGCCGCACGCGGACGCGGCCTAG
- a CDS encoding ammonium transporter, whose amino-acid sequence MRKLLMTLLMAGSLIAAGVGPALADDAASAASAPAASAPADASAAAAAPAASEAAASGATAAAAPASGAEASAAAAASAPAAPAAPTAPFSVDSSKISAGDTAWMLTSTALVLFMTVPGLALFYAGMVRKKNVLATVMQSFAITALITVLWTVVGYSLAFTPGNGFIGGLSRVFLHGMNYIKGDKATTLTVSHLATTIPESVYFVYQMTFAIITPALICGAFADRMKFSAMLVFMTLWSLIVYVPIAHMVWEPTGWLSADGVLDFAGGTVVHINAGIAGLMSCLVLGKRVGYGRESMAPHNLVLTMIGGSMLWVGWFGFNAGSAVAADGRAGFAMLTTQVATACAALGWMFAEWIAKGKPSVLGIVSGAVAGLVAITPAAGFVGVAGALAIGIAAGVICFWSATWLKSKLGYDDSLDAFGVHGVGGVLGALLTGVFAVKDIGGFDGSLLLQAKGVLITLVYSGVLSFVLLKLIDLTIGLRVTEEEEREGLDVILHGEHVE is encoded by the coding sequence ATGCGCAAACTTCTGATGACCCTGCTGATGGCCGGCTCGCTGATCGCGGCCGGCGTTGGCCCCGCGCTCGCGGACGACGCGGCATCGGCCGCTTCCGCGCCGGCTGCGTCGGCTCCGGCCGACGCTTCGGCCGCTGCCGCCGCTCCGGCTGCGTCCGAGGCCGCCGCTTCGGGCGCCACCGCCGCTGCCGCGCCGGCTTCGGGCGCCGAGGCATCGGCCGCCGCCGCCGCGTCGGCCCCGGCCGCGCCTGCCGCGCCGACCGCGCCGTTCTCGGTCGATTCGTCGAAGATCAGCGCGGGCGACACCGCGTGGATGCTGACGTCCACCGCGCTCGTGCTGTTCATGACGGTCCCGGGCCTCGCGCTGTTCTACGCGGGCATGGTCCGCAAGAAGAACGTGCTCGCGACCGTGATGCAGAGCTTCGCGATTACCGCGCTGATCACGGTGCTCTGGACAGTGGTCGGCTACAGCCTCGCGTTCACGCCGGGCAACGGCTTCATCGGCGGCCTGTCGCGCGTGTTCCTGCACGGGATGAACTACATCAAGGGCGACAAGGCGACGACGCTGACCGTCAGCCATCTGGCGACGACGATTCCGGAATCGGTCTACTTCGTCTACCAGATGACGTTCGCGATCATCACGCCGGCGCTGATCTGCGGCGCGTTCGCCGACCGCATGAAGTTCTCGGCGATGCTCGTGTTCATGACGCTCTGGTCGCTGATCGTCTATGTGCCGATCGCGCACATGGTGTGGGAGCCGACCGGCTGGCTGTCGGCCGACGGCGTGCTCGACTTCGCGGGCGGCACGGTGGTGCACATCAACGCCGGCATCGCGGGCCTGATGTCGTGCCTCGTGCTCGGCAAGCGCGTCGGCTACGGCCGCGAATCGATGGCGCCGCACAACCTGGTGCTGACGATGATCGGCGGCTCGATGCTGTGGGTCGGCTGGTTCGGCTTCAACGCGGGTTCGGCGGTCGCGGCCGACGGCCGTGCCGGCTTCGCGATGCTGACGACGCAAGTGGCGACGGCCTGCGCGGCGCTCGGCTGGATGTTTGCCGAGTGGATCGCGAAGGGCAAGCCGTCGGTGCTCGGCATCGTGTCGGGCGCGGTCGCGGGTCTCGTGGCGATCACGCCGGCCGCCGGCTTCGTCGGCGTGGCGGGCGCGCTCGCGATCGGCATCGCGGCGGGCGTGATCTGCTTCTGGTCGGCGACGTGGCTCAAGTCGAAGCTCGGCTACGACGATTCGCTCGATGCGTTCGGCGTGCACGGCGTGGGCGGGGTTCTCGGCGCGCTGCTGACGGGCGTGTTCGCGGTCAAGGACATCGGCGGCTTCGACGGCAGCCTGCTGCTGCAGGCCAAGGGCGTGCTGATCACGCTGGTCTACAGCGGCGTGCTGAGCTTCGTGCTGCTGAAGCTGATCGACCTGACGATTGGCCTGCGCGTGACGGAAGAGGAAGAACGCGAAGGCCTCGACGTGATCCTGCACGGCGAGCACGTCGAATAA
- a CDS encoding rhodanese-like domain-containing protein: MSFFTDYTNLALVAILLVSGGLLAYPALRRGRGGLSAAEATQLINRRNAVVIDVRPASEFAAGHLPSARQVEAGEIGAKIAQVAKNKSTPVLLVCQNGQQSQKAARAVEAAGYAEVHVLEGGVAAWQQAGMPVVKQGVAK, translated from the coding sequence GTGAGTTTCTTTACCGATTACACGAACCTGGCCCTCGTCGCGATCCTGCTGGTGTCCGGCGGCCTGCTTGCGTATCCCGCGCTGCGCCGCGGCCGCGGCGGCCTGTCGGCCGCGGAGGCGACCCAGCTCATCAATCGCCGCAACGCGGTCGTGATCGACGTGCGTCCGGCGTCCGAGTTCGCCGCCGGCCACCTGCCGTCGGCGCGCCAGGTCGAAGCCGGCGAGATCGGCGCGAAGATCGCGCAGGTCGCGAAGAACAAGAGCACCCCGGTGCTGCTCGTGTGCCAGAACGGCCAGCAGTCGCAGAAGGCGGCGCGCGCGGTCGAGGCGGCGGGCTATGCCGAGGTGCACGTGCTCGAGGGCGGCGTCGCCGCGTGGCAGCAGGCCGGCATGCCGGTCGTCAAACAAGGAGTGGCGAAGTGA
- the gshA gene encoding glutamate--cysteine ligase: protein MVPHLVTALNGPLLELEQKILDATPAIERWFRLEWQEHTPPFYCSVDLRNAGFKLAPVDANLFPGGFNNLPSEVLPLAVQAAMAAIEKICPDAKNLLVIPELPTRNAFYLENVARLATIMRQAGLNVRFGSLDPSITDITPITLADGQKIVLEPLERTPRRLGLKNFDPCSILLNNDLSAGIPPVLENLHEQYLLPPLHAAWAVRRKSTHFSCYDDVAKKFAKMVGVDPWMVNPYFAHVEGVDWQGHEGDQALADAIDGVLKKIARKYREYGISEKPYVVVKADAGTAGRGVMTVHDAAEIGRMSKAERAQMAESKAGVAVRDVIVQEGVYTFERIGDEVAEPVVYMIDRYVVGGFYRTHGGRERDQNLNAPGMHYVPLGFEHTALPDAGAKPGAAPPNRFYMYGVVARLSLIASSIELEKTDPEAIQV from the coding sequence ATGGTTCCCCACCTCGTTACGGCGTTAAACGGTCCGCTGCTTGAACTCGAGCAGAAGATCCTCGACGCCACGCCTGCGATCGAACGCTGGTTCAGGCTCGAATGGCAGGAGCACACGCCGCCGTTCTACTGTTCGGTCGACCTGCGCAACGCCGGCTTCAAGCTGGCGCCCGTCGACGCCAACCTGTTTCCCGGCGGCTTCAACAACCTCCCGTCCGAAGTGCTGCCGCTCGCCGTGCAGGCGGCGATGGCCGCGATCGAGAAGATCTGCCCGGACGCGAAGAACCTGCTCGTGATTCCCGAGCTGCCGACCCGCAACGCGTTCTATCTGGAAAACGTCGCGCGGCTCGCGACGATCATGCGCCAGGCCGGCCTCAACGTGCGCTTCGGCTCGCTCGACCCGAGCATCACCGACATCACGCCGATCACGCTCGCCGACGGCCAGAAGATCGTGCTGGAGCCGCTCGAGCGCACGCCGCGCCGGCTCGGCCTGAAGAATTTCGACCCGTGCTCGATCCTGCTGAACAACGACCTGTCGGCCGGCATCCCGCCCGTGCTGGAAAACCTGCACGAGCAGTACCTGCTGCCGCCGCTGCACGCGGCCTGGGCGGTGCGCCGCAAGTCGACGCACTTCTCGTGCTACGACGACGTCGCGAAGAAGTTCGCGAAGATGGTCGGCGTCGATCCGTGGATGGTGAATCCGTATTTTGCGCACGTCGAGGGCGTCGACTGGCAGGGGCATGAAGGCGACCAGGCGCTCGCCGACGCGATCGACGGCGTGCTGAAGAAGATCGCGCGCAAGTATCGCGAGTACGGCATCAGCGAGAAGCCGTACGTCGTCGTGAAGGCCGATGCCGGCACCGCCGGGCGCGGCGTGATGACCGTGCACGACGCGGCCGAGATCGGCCGGATGTCGAAGGCCGAGCGCGCGCAGATGGCCGAGTCGAAGGCCGGGGTCGCGGTGCGCGACGTGATCGTGCAGGAAGGCGTGTACACGTTCGAGCGGATCGGCGACGAGGTCGCGGAGCCGGTCGTCTACATGATCGACCGCTACGTGGTCGGCGGCTTCTACCGCACGCACGGCGGCCGCGAGCGCGACCAGAACCTGAACGCGCCGGGCATGCACTACGTGCCGCTCGGCTTCGAGCACACCGCGCTGCCGGATGCCGGCGCCAAGCCGGGCGCCGCGCCGCCGAACCGGTTCTACATGTACGGCGTCGTCGCGCGGCTGTCGCTGATCGCGTCGTCGATCGAACTGGAAAAGACCGATCCGGAAGCCATCCAGGTGTAA
- the gpmA gene encoding 2,3-diphosphoglycerate-dependent phosphoglycerate mutase, protein MYKLVLIRHGESTWNKENRFTGWVDVDLTEQGCNEAYQAGELLKEAGYTFDIAYTSVLKRAIRTLWHVQDRMDLMYLPVVHSWRLNERHYGALSGLNKAETAAKFGDEQVLVWRRSYDTPPPALEPTDERAPYADPRYARVPREQLPLTECLKDTVARVLPLWNESIAPAIKGGKQVLIAAHGNSLRALIKYLDGISDSDIVGLNIPNGVPLVYELDENLKPLKSYYLGDQDAIAKAQAAVAKQGKAG, encoded by the coding sequence ATGTACAAGCTCGTCCTCATCCGCCACGGCGAATCGACGTGGAACAAGGAAAACCGCTTCACCGGCTGGGTCGACGTCGACCTGACCGAGCAAGGCTGCAACGAGGCCTACCAGGCCGGCGAACTGCTCAAGGAAGCCGGCTACACGTTCGACATCGCGTACACGTCCGTGCTCAAGCGCGCGATCCGCACGCTGTGGCACGTGCAGGACCGCATGGACCTGATGTACCTGCCCGTCGTGCACTCGTGGCGCCTCAACGAGCGCCACTACGGCGCGCTGTCGGGCCTGAACAAGGCGGAAACGGCCGCGAAGTTCGGCGACGAGCAGGTGCTGGTCTGGCGCCGCAGCTACGACACGCCGCCGCCCGCGCTGGAGCCGACCGACGAGCGCGCGCCGTACGCGGACCCGCGCTACGCGCGCGTGCCGCGCGAGCAGCTGCCGCTCACCGAATGCCTGAAGGACACGGTTGCGCGCGTGCTGCCGCTGTGGAACGAATCGATCGCGCCGGCAATCAAGGGCGGCAAGCAGGTGCTGATCGCCGCGCACGGCAACTCGCTGCGCGCGCTGATCAAGTATCTCGACGGCATCTCGGACAGCGACATCGTCGGCCTGAACATCCCGAACGGCGTGCCGCTCGTCTATGAACTCGACGAAAACCTGAAACCGCTCAAGAGCTACTACCTCGGCGACCAGGACGCGATCGCGAAGGCGCAGGCCGCCGTCGCGAAGCAGGGCAAGGCGGGCTGA
- a CDS encoding S41 family peptidase, which yields MRMKLKNIGLIAAGLATGVFATLQISASAEQTVTAPLPLDQLRLFAEVFGQIKREYVEPVDDKKLLTAAIKGMVSSLDPHSSFLDKTDYEELQEQTKGRFAGLGIEISQEDGLVKVISPIEDTPAFRAGIRPGDLITRINDKPVRGMTLDKAVKQMRGEPGTKVTLTIFRKSDDRTFPITVTRAVIRVQSVKLKMLDPGYAYIRITSFQERTTPDLAARLQDIARQQPNVKGLILDLRNNGGGLLQSAVGVAGAFLPPDSVVVSTNGQIPDSKQVYRDTYDNYRLPSFDGDPLKSLPPVFKTVPIVVLTNAYSASASEIVAGALQDSKRATIMGKTTFGKGSVQTVRPMTADTALRLTTAYYYTPSGRSIQNKGITPDVPVDQYADGDPDDALVTREVDYTNHLANTQDPNEKKEQEEREQRRMDQLRILEEQNDKKTPEQRQKDRDRKPIEFGSTEDFMMQQALAKLEGKPVQASKSLLAESTQAPAGKSAAKPAPKASAAKPASAPKPASAPQ from the coding sequence ATGCGTATGAAATTGAAGAACATCGGCCTGATTGCCGCGGGCCTTGCCACGGGCGTGTTCGCCACGCTGCAAATCTCCGCGTCGGCCGAGCAGACCGTCACGGCGCCGCTTCCGCTCGACCAGCTGCGCCTGTTCGCCGAGGTGTTCGGCCAGATCAAGCGCGAGTACGTCGAGCCGGTCGACGACAAGAAGCTGCTGACGGCGGCGATCAAGGGCATGGTGTCGAGCCTCGACCCGCACTCGTCGTTCCTCGACAAGACCGACTACGAGGAGCTGCAGGAGCAGACGAAGGGCCGCTTCGCGGGTCTCGGCATCGAGATCTCGCAGGAAGACGGCCTCGTCAAGGTGATCTCCCCGATCGAGGACACCCCGGCGTTTCGCGCCGGCATCCGTCCGGGCGACCTGATCACCCGCATCAACGACAAGCCGGTGCGCGGCATGACGCTCGACAAGGCGGTCAAGCAGATGCGCGGCGAGCCGGGCACCAAGGTCACGCTGACGATCTTCCGCAAGAGCGATGACCGCACGTTCCCGATCACGGTCACGCGTGCGGTGATCCGCGTGCAGAGCGTGAAGCTGAAGATGCTCGACCCGGGCTACGCGTACATCCGCATCACGAGCTTCCAGGAGCGCACGACGCCCGACCTCGCGGCAAGGCTGCAGGACATCGCGCGCCAGCAGCCGAACGTCAAGGGCCTGATCCTCGATCTGCGCAACAACGGCGGCGGCCTGCTGCAGAGCGCGGTCGGCGTCGCGGGCGCGTTCCTGCCGCCGGATTCCGTCGTCGTGTCAACCAACGGCCAGATCCCGGATTCGAAGCAGGTCTATCGCGACACCTACGACAATTACCGCCTGCCGTCGTTCGACGGCGATCCGCTGAAGAGCCTGCCGCCGGTCTTCAAGACCGTGCCGATCGTCGTGCTGACGAATGCGTATTCGGCCTCCGCGTCGGAAATCGTCGCGGGCGCGCTGCAGGATTCGAAGCGCGCGACCATCATGGGCAAGACGACGTTCGGCAAGGGCTCGGTGCAGACGGTCCGCCCGATGACGGCCGACACCGCGCTGCGCCTGACGACCGCCTACTACTACACGCCGAGCGGCCGCTCGATCCAGAACAAGGGCATCACGCCGGACGTGCCGGTCGACCAGTACGCGGACGGCGATCCGGACGACGCGCTCGTGACGCGCGAGGTCGACTACACGAACCACCTCGCGAACACGCAGGACCCGAACGAGAAGAAGGAGCAGGAAGAGCGCGAGCAGCGCCGGATGGACCAGCTCCGCATTCTCGAGGAGCAGAACGACAAGAAGACGCCGGAGCAGCGCCAGAAGGACCGCGATCGCAAGCCGATCGAGTTCGGCAGCACGGAAGACTTCATGATGCAGCAGGCGCTCGCGAAGCTCGAAGGCAAGCCGGTGCAGGCCTCGAAGTCGCTGCTCGCCGAGAGCACGCAGGCCCCGGCCGGCAAGTCGGCTGCGAAGCCGGCGCCGAAGGCGTCCGCCGCCAAGCCGGCGTCCGCGCCGAAGCCCGCGTCGGCGCCGCAGTAA
- the gshB gene encoding glutathione synthase yields the protein MDILFIADPLERFKIYKDSTYAMMAEAARRGHAIYACEPHQLAWTGSGVEADVRRVTIVGDAADLHRHPWHEAAAHASRLLTSFDAVLMRKDPPFDMEYVTATWMLEVAERAGARVFNKPQAIRDHSEKLAIGEFPQFVAPTLVTRDAARLRAFHAEHGDVIVKPLDGMGGMGVFRVKADGMNLGSIIEMLGHDGTRSLMIQKFIPEIKAGDKRILLIAGEPVPYSLARIPQGSEVRGNLAAGGVGVAQPLTARDREIAETLGPVLAARGLLLVGLDAIGDWLTEVNVTSPTCFREIMEQTGFDVAAMFVDALERAAA from the coding sequence ATGGACATTCTCTTTATCGCCGACCCGCTCGAGCGCTTCAAGATCTACAAGGATTCGACCTACGCGATGATGGCGGAGGCCGCGCGGCGCGGGCATGCGATCTACGCGTGCGAGCCGCACCAGCTCGCGTGGACGGGGTCGGGCGTCGAGGCGGACGTGCGGCGCGTGACGATCGTCGGCGACGCGGCCGACCTGCACCGTCATCCGTGGCACGAGGCGGCCGCGCACGCGTCGCGCCTGCTGACGTCGTTCGACGCGGTGCTGATGCGCAAGGACCCGCCGTTCGACATGGAGTACGTGACGGCCACGTGGATGCTCGAGGTGGCCGAGCGCGCCGGCGCGCGCGTGTTCAACAAGCCGCAGGCGATCCGCGATCATTCGGAGAAGCTCGCGATCGGCGAATTCCCGCAGTTCGTCGCGCCGACGCTCGTCACTCGCGATGCCGCGCGGCTGCGCGCATTCCACGCCGAGCACGGCGACGTGATCGTGAAGCCGCTCGACGGCATGGGCGGGATGGGCGTGTTCCGCGTGAAGGCGGACGGGATGAATCTCGGCTCGATCATCGAGATGCTCGGCCACGACGGCACGCGTTCGCTGATGATCCAGAAGTTCATCCCCGAGATCAAGGCGGGGGACAAGCGCATCCTGCTGATCGCGGGCGAGCCCGTGCCGTATTCGCTCGCGCGGATTCCGCAGGGCAGCGAGGTGCGCGGCAATCTCGCGGCGGGCGGCGTCGGCGTCGCGCAGCCGCTCACCGCGCGCGATCGCGAGATCGCCGAAACGCTCGGTCCGGTGCTGGCCGCACGCGGCCTGCTGCTGGTCGGACTCGACGCGATCGGCGACTGGCTGACCGAAGTGAACGTGACGAGCCCCACGTGCTTTCGCGAGATCATGGAGCAGACGGGCTTCGACGTCGCCGCGATGTTCGTCGACGCGCTGGAGCGCGCGGCCGCGTAG
- a CDS encoding accessory factor UbiK family protein, whose protein sequence is MKQPSDVFHDLQSRVSDLLKNSPAKDVERNVKAMLSQGFSKLDLVTREEFDTQAQVLARTRVRLEELEKRVAELESRLAASQD, encoded by the coding sequence ATGAAACAACCCAGCGACGTTTTCCACGATCTGCAGTCGCGCGTCAGCGACCTGCTGAAAAACTCGCCGGCCAAGGATGTCGAGCGCAACGTGAAGGCCATGCTGTCGCAAGGCTTCTCGAAGCTCGATCTCGTCACCCGCGAGGAGTTCGACACGCAGGCGCAGGTGCTCGCCCGCACCCGCGTGCGTCTCGAGGAACTGGAAAAGCGCGTCGCGGAACTCGAGTCGAGGCTCGCGGCGTCGCAGGACTGA
- the grxC gene encoding glutaredoxin 3, producing MNKVVMYSTQVCPYCIQAERLLKLRGVEQIEKVLIDKDPARREEMMSRTGRRTVPQIYIGDTHVGGYDDLSTLDRAGGLVPLLQAA from the coding sequence GTGAACAAAGTGGTCATGTACAGCACCCAGGTGTGCCCGTATTGCATCCAGGCCGAGCGGCTCCTGAAGCTGCGCGGCGTCGAGCAGATCGAGAAGGTGCTGATCGACAAGGATCCGGCGCGCCGCGAGGAAATGATGTCGCGCACCGGCCGCCGCACGGTGCCGCAGATCTACATCGGCGACACGCACGTCGGCGGCTACGACGACCTGTCGACGCTCGACCGCGCAGGCGGCCTCGTGCCGCTTCTGCAAGCCGCCTGA
- a CDS encoding HesA/MoeB/ThiF family protein: MNDDQLLRYSRHILVDEIGIEAQQRFLDAHAIVVGAGGLGSPAAMYLAASGVGTITLVDADTVDLTNLQRQILHVTASVGRRKVESGRDTLAQLNPDVTVHAVAERVDGAWLDAHVPQASVVLDCTDNFATRHAINRACVAHRVPLVSGAALRFDGQISTFDFRRADAPCYACVFPEDQPFEEVACATMGVFAPTVGIIGAMQAAEALRVIGGIGATLNGRLMMLDALRMEWTTMKIARQPDCPVCGGRH, encoded by the coding sequence ATGAACGACGATCAACTTCTCCGCTACTCCCGCCACATCCTCGTCGACGAAATCGGCATCGAAGCGCAGCAGCGCTTTCTCGACGCGCACGCGATCGTCGTCGGCGCGGGCGGGCTCGGCTCGCCCGCCGCGATGTATCTCGCGGCGTCCGGCGTCGGCACGATCACGCTCGTCGACGCGGACACGGTCGATCTCACGAACCTGCAGCGGCAGATCCTGCACGTGACCGCATCGGTCGGCCGCAGGAAGGTGGAGTCGGGGCGCGACACGCTCGCGCAGCTCAACCCCGACGTGACCGTGCACGCGGTCGCCGAGCGCGTCGACGGCGCGTGGCTCGACGCGCATGTGCCGCAGGCGAGCGTCGTGCTCGACTGCACCGACAATTTCGCGACCCGCCATGCGATCAACCGCGCGTGCGTCGCGCACCGCGTGCCGCTCGTATCGGGCGCGGCGCTGCGCTTCGACGGCCAGATCAGCACGTTCGACTTCCGGCGCGCCGACGCGCCCTGCTACGCATGCGTGTTTCCGGAGGACCAGCCGTTCGAGGAAGTCGCGTGCGCGACGATGGGCGTGTTCGCGCCGACGGTCGGCATCATCGGCGCGATGCAGGCCGCCGAGGCGCTGCGCGTGATCGGCGGCATCGGCGCGACGCTGAACGGCCGGCTGATGATGCTCGATGCGCTGCGGATGGAATGGACGACGATGAAGATCGCGCGCCAGCCGGACTGCCCGGTGTGCGGCGGGCGGCACTGA
- a CDS encoding P-II family nitrogen regulator: MKLITAIIKPFKLDETREALSALGVSGITVTEVKGFGRQKGHTELYRGAEYVVDFLPKMKIEAAVSDDLVDQAVEAIERAARTGKIGDGKIFVTPIEQVIRIRTGETGADAL, from the coding sequence ATGAAACTCATTACCGCAATCATCAAGCCGTTCAAGCTCGATGAGACGCGCGAGGCGCTCTCCGCCCTCGGCGTCTCCGGCATCACGGTGACGGAGGTGAAAGGGTTCGGCCGCCAGAAAGGGCACACCGAACTGTACCGGGGCGCCGAATACGTGGTCGATTTCCTGCCGAAGATGAAGATCGAGGCGGCCGTGTCCGACGATCTCGTCGACCAAGCGGTGGAAGCGATCGAGCGGGCCGCGCGCACCGGCAAGATCGGCGACGGCAAGATCTTCGTCACGCCGATCGAGCAGGTGATCCGGATCCGCACCGGGGAGACGGGCGCGGACGCGCTGTAA
- a CDS encoding HPr family phosphocarrier protein: protein MLQQETTIVNKLGLHARASAKLTQLAGNFQSEVWMSRNGRKINAKSIMGVMMLAAGIGSTVTIETEGPDENEAMDALLKLIADKFGEGQ from the coding sequence ATGCTTCAACAAGAAACCACCATCGTCAATAAATTGGGGCTGCATGCGCGCGCATCGGCCAAGCTCACGCAACTGGCCGGCAATTTCCAGTCCGAAGTCTGGATGTCGCGCAACGGGCGCAAGATCAACGCGAAAAGCATCATGGGCGTGATGATGCTCGCGGCGGGCATCGGCAGCACGGTCACGATCGAGACCGAAGGGCCGGACGAGAATGAAGCGATGGACGCGCTGCTCAAGCTGATCGCCGACAAGTTCGGCGAAGGGCAGTGA